From Penicillium psychrofluorescens genome assembly, chromosome: 1, one genomic window encodes:
- a CDS encoding uncharacterized protein (ID:PFLUO_001406-T1.cds;~source:funannotate), with translation MSGPNLHNALLRPPIIQILRAQGFHSTRPSVLETLSDLTARYMMILASSTASHAANAHSQDPSPVLEDVYQALQDAGALRPQLREWEEAWAGEEDMRGLESLLNWIMGPTHREIRRIAGFVPSEGDMLDPDAIAKEDYLTALKKKHSKTGEESRYAGTVLGKSAEEHPVIIEGGAPSIQEWSAQMKARGPNVMDNYSSGVSSAPSNLSDEEGLDE, from the coding sequence ATGTCCGGTCCCAACCTCCATAATGCGCTCCTCCGTCCGCccatcatccagatcctccgtGCCCAGGGCTTCCATTCAACGCGACCCTCAGTCCTGGAGACACTATCGGACCTGACAGCGCGATACATGATGATTCTCGCTTCATCAACTGCTTCACACGCAGCCAACGCCCACTCACAAGACCCATCCCCAGTGCTCGAAGACGTCTACCAAGCCTTGCAAGATGCGGGCGCACTACGACCGCAACTGCGCGAGTGGGAAGAAGCCTGggccggcgaggaagacatgCGCGGGCTGGAATCGCTCCTGAACTGGATCATGGGCCCAACGCACCGCGAGATTCGACGGATCGCGGGTTTCGTTCCAAGTGAAGGCGACATGCTCGACCCGGACGCGATCGCAAAGGAGGACTATCTGACGgccctgaagaagaagcacagCAAAACTGGTGAAGAGTCTCGGTATGCGGGAACTGTATTGGGCAAGAGTGCTGAGGAACACCCTGTGATCATCGAGGGTGGTGCGCCCAGTATTCAGGAGTGGAGCGCGCAAATGAAGGCGCGCGGCCCGAATGTGATGGACAATTATTCTTCGGGCGTCAGCAGTGCTCCGAGCAATCTATCAGATGAGGAGGGCTTGGATGAATGA
- a CDS encoding uncharacterized protein (ID:PFLUO_001404-T1.cds;~source:funannotate) — MEPRNQSNQPEQPPEQAAFAQASNPVSQTPQEQRAPAEPARHYGDAPGSITRRTADSKPSSDEERARLDEKRQQEQQESRSVQNSANADLEYGVEQQPAEGYIADAVQRKGMGVQRAQAGAHAGPVGSAAGPGHPGMGEEKDLAADMGRKQEQHEKMLGDKVGRSPPGPDHEAAEREAVRERKLKQDESLDVKGTLKEATGEPVVGSG; from the coding sequence ATGGAACCCCGCAATCAATCCAATCAGCCGGAGCAGCCGCCAGAGCAAGCGGCCTTTGCGCAAGCCTCCAACCCGGTCTCGCAGACACCACAGGAACAGCGAGCTCCGGCGGAGCCTGCGCGCCACTATGGCGACGCGCCGGGATCCATTACTCGGCGCACTGCAGACTCGAAACCCTCAAGTGACGAGGAGCGTGCTCGTCTCGACGAAAAACGCCAGCAAGAACAGCAAGAGTCGCGCTCGGTTCAGAACTCCGCCAATGCCGACTTGGAATATGGCGTGGAGCAGCAACCAGCAGAGGGATACATCGCAGATGCTGTTCAGCGGAAAGGAATGGGGGTGCAACGTGCGCAGGCGGGGGCGCACGCAGGCCCCGTCGGTAGCGCCGCAGGACCTGGACACCCTGGAATGGGAGAGGAAAAAGATCTCGCGGCCGATATGGGCCGGAAACAGGAGCAACatgagaagatgctgggAGACAAAGTCGGGCGCAGTCCTCCGGGGCCGGATCATGAAGCCGCTGAAAGAGAGGCTGTCAGGGAGCGGAAGTTGAAGCAAGATGAGAGCCTGGACGTAAAGGGCACACTAAAGGAAGCCACTGGGGAGCCGGTGGTGGGTAGTGGGTAA
- a CDS encoding uncharacterized protein (ID:PFLUO_001405-T1.cds;~source:funannotate), whose translation MSDAPRPALKLKLGKKKAAEPSPAPAPAEPSPAPSDTPQRKLTLKIARKPQPEPEAPKPKKKKPSKKRAAENAEQPEPAPSLQGPKRLKLNPSKKPGLQSIRIKNKGVVPNRPVGVGYDSEASDTEIDPAIEEQFILRMPPGEDCDYLRQAINERKFDKSEFAFKPLTREGRRAILKIRDKQYAAALVDLPNIIEGMKSWDRRGWYKSADICQMLLVLGPVSSDQEALEFPLPTEIERSDEITLQYPHGLAPPLRWVRKRRFRDRVSTRTIQQAENAVEDLIAQDEHSIFPPRFELVDITSLNRVEGLGQAEYEEYDDEQDAEGEEDMMDDLEDALAAEMEAALAAGDDEAAAVPVSERQAGTASVKTAAEPPTDQSSGDESEMSDEGGDEPEDDMDDDQLEEQRENQQQLEEIAELEALIRNETAQAQKVQNHILRNKMGRRIQELKKDLELKKVSIGMSGDADI comes from the coding sequence ATGTCTGATGCTCCTCGGCCGGCCCTCAAGCTCAAGCTGggcaagaaaaaggccgCGGAACCCtccccagcaccagcaccagctgAGCCTTCGCCTGCGCCCTCTGACACTCCTCAGCGCAAGCTCACCCTGAAAATCGCCCGCAAACCCCAACCAGAGCCCGAAGCACCaaagccaaaaaagaagaagccgtcgAAGAAGCGCGCAGCTGAGAATGCCGAGCAACCTGAGCCCGCGCCTTCCCTGCAGGGGCCCAAACGATTGAAGCTGAACCCGTCCAAGAAGCCCGGGCTGCAGTCCATTCGGATCAAGAACAAGGGGGTGGTCCCCAACCGACCGGTCGGCGTGGGCTACGATTCGGAGGCCTCTGATACCGAAATCGATCCGGCCATCGAAGAACAGTTTATTCTGCGCATGCCCCCTGGAGAGGATTGCGATTATCTACGACAAGCAATCAACGAAAGGAAGTTCGACAAGTCCGAGTTCGCATTCAAACCGCTCACCCGGGAAGGGCGTCGCGCCATTTTGAAGATACGGGACAAACAGTACgccgcggcgctggtggatctaCCCAACATCATTGAGGGAATGAAGAGCTGGGATCGTCGAGGATGGTACAAGTCGGCGGACATTTGCCAGATGCTTTTGGTCCTGGGGCCAGTTTCCAGTGATCAAGAAGCCTTGGAATTCCCCTTGCCCACGGAAATTGAGCGCTCAGACGAGATAACACTTCAGTATCCACATGGGTTAGCGCCGCCCTTGCGATGGGTGCGAAAGCGACGTTTTCGTGACCGTGTTAGCACGCGCACCATCCAACAGGCTGAAAACGCAGTGGAAGACCTGATTGCGCAGGATGAACATTCTATTTTTCCACCGCGGTTTGAACTGGTGGACATTACATCGCTCAACCGCGTCGAAGGGCTGGGGCAGGCTGAGTATGAGGAATACGACGACGAGCAAgatgccgagggcgaggaagatatGATGGACGATCTCGAAGATGCTCTTGCCGCCGAAATGGAagctgctctggctgctggagatgaCGAGGCCGCCGCAGTACCAGTTTCCGAGCGCCAGGCAGGCACTGCATCTGTAAAGACGGCGGCTGAACCACCAACAGATCAATCATCAGGGGACGAGAGTGAGATGTCtgacgagggcggcgacGAACCGGAAGACGATATGGACGATGACCAGCTCGAAGAACAACGTGAaaaccagcagcagctcgaagagatcgccgagctggaggcaCTCATTCGCAATGAAACGGCTCAGGCTCAAAAGGTGCAGAACCATATCCTGCGGAACAAGATGGGCCGGCGCATCCAAGAATTGAAGAAGGACTTGGAGTTGAAGAAAGTCTCGATCGGCATGTCAGGAGATGCTGATATTTAA
- a CDS encoding uncharacterized protein (ID:PFLUO_001402-T1.cds;~source:funannotate), which yields MCIIGLTIENEWSWRLPCLVAVVGPSVVLLILLNAPESPRFLVKKGKHTKALNILAKYHANGDLSDPLVQWEYQEIQHALETEKQLSNSSYMDFFKTKGNRKRLLVSIVIAIAHNFLSPVLKSVGITQPKLILAINAGLAAWNFIVSEVAGLHSESFGRRPLFFTSMIGMILSYAFVMGFSAGFAETAIDSIGISAIPFLFLFFGFYNIAWTTLNYTYCAEIMPFGLRAKGLAIYLAVQQSGNAFNQFINPIALGTIGWKYYGVYIAIDCVYLVLIYFYFPETNKLSIEEVGFIFDFDMKDGRNQAALAFQGQEKAVVGDRTNVDE from the exons ATGTGCA TTATCGGATTGACAATCGAGAATgaatggagctggaggctCCCTTGTCTGGTTGCCGTTGTCGGCCCCAGTGTTGTTCTTCTGATCCTGTTGAACGCTCCCGAGTCACCACGGTTCTTGGtaaagaaaggaaaacatACCAAGGCGTTGAATATCCTCGCAAAGTATCACGCAAATGGGGATCTTAGTGACCCACTGGTTCAGTGGGAATACCAAGAGATCCAGCATGCCTTGGAAACAGAAAAACAGCTGAGCAATTCCTCATAT ATGGACTTCTTTAAAACGAAGGGCAATCGCAAGCGTCTTCTTGTTTCTATAGTCATTGCAATTG CCCACAA CTTCCTGTCTCCTGTCTTGAAGTCCGTTGGCATCACACAACCGAAGCTCATCCTTGCCATCAATGCTGGACTTGCCGCCTGGAACTTTATCGTTTCCGAAGTGGCTGGTCTGCACTCTGAGAGTTTTGGTCGTCGacctctcttcttcacctccatGATCGGCATGATCTTGAGCTACGCGTTTGTCATGGGCTTCTCAGCCGGCTTCGCAGAGACTGCAATCGATAGCATTGGTATTTCCGCCATCCcgtttctcttcctcttctttgGCTTCTATAATATTGCCTGGACAACGCTCAACTACACCTACTGTGCGGAGATCATGCCGTTTGGTCTCCGTGCCAAGGGACTGGCCATTTATCTAGCCGTTCAGCAGTCCGGTAATGCATTCAACCAATTCATCAACCCTATTGCCCTTGGCACGATTGGATGGAAGTACTACGGAGTCTACATTGCTATTGATTGCGTCTACCTAGTACTGATCTACTTCTACTTCCCTGAGACGAACAAGCTTTCGATTGAAGAGGTGGGATTCATTTTTGATTTCGATATGAAAGACGGTCGAAATCAGGCTGCACTTGCTTTCCAAGGACAAGAGAAAGCAGTCGTCGGAGATAGGACAAATGTGGATGAATAA
- a CDS encoding uncharacterized protein (ID:PFLUO_001401-T1.cds;~source:funannotate): MAANYPNNLEVQVSANQVCKAFGIKITSNGQVVALARNAGFGSLFIDMEHGWLSQEQVNALCQFGLLTGVTPFVRVPHQCGNGFVQKVLDGGAMGIIFPHIHSRGPYIMRVGPDHIAHFEFTTESNTVNLQRTLKLLCAYANTRPKVVDL; the protein is encoded by the coding sequence ATGGCGGCAAATTACCCCAACAATCTTGAAGTGCAAGTTTCCGCGAATCAGGTCTGCAAGGCCTTCGGTATCAAAATAACTTCTAATGGACAAGTCGTCGCACTCGCGCGGAATGCCGGGTTTGGTTCACTTTTCATCGACATGGAACACGGGTGGCTTTCTCAAGAACAAGTAAATGCCCTCTGTCAGTTTGGGCTTTTGACAGGTGTCACTCCATTCGTCCGGGTTCCTCATCAGTGTGGAAATGGCTTTGTTCAAAAGGTCCTAGATGGTGGAGCCATGGGCATAATTTTCCCGCACATTCATTCTCGAGGTCCGTACATCATGCGAGTTGGTCCTGACCATATCGCCCATTTTGAGTTTACCACTGAGTCTAATACTGTGAACTTACAGCGGACGCTGAAGCTGCTGTGCGCATATGCAAATACCCGCCCCAAGGTTGTCGATCTATGA
- a CDS encoding uncharacterized protein (ID:PFLUO_001399-T1.cds;~source:funannotate), producing the protein MTTHFTVPIASTGGSIICTSPSGPDQQNIYVLTFTSPKDNRLTPEFIDAMILALDIIEHRYPKGVVVTTSGIAKFYSNGLDLEVLMGMEGFLEKWLWRLFRRFLTYPMPTVCLLNGHAFAGGFMLAMYHDYRVQNPEKGFLCVNELEFGVPLQTPMMSIFREKLTPTTFRNVVLESHRFGGKASLQAGIVDAVGGLEETFSLIKDRKLLGKAATGIYGTMKEEMYSRVLNELDNHEGNLKWRETVDEKKDVLQRRGLENVVAWEKKASKL; encoded by the exons ATGACTACGCACTTCACCGTCCCAATCGCCTCAACAGGCGGCTCAATCATCTGCACGAGCCCGTCTGGCCCAGACCAGCAGAACATTTATGTGTTGACGTTTACCTCGCCGAAGGATAACCGGCTGACACCGGAATTCATCGATGCAATGATTCTGGCGCTGGATATCATCGAGCACCGCTACCCGAAAGGCGTAGTTGTCACCACCAGCGGGATCGCCAAGTTCTACAGCAACGGACTGGATCTCGAGGTTCTGATGGGCATGGAAGGATTCTTGGAGAAATGGCTATGGCGGCTTTTCCGCCGGTTTTTGAC ATACCCCATGCCAACGGTCTGTCTGCTCAATGGACACGCCTTTGCAGGCGGCTTCATGCTGGCCATGTACCATGACTACCGGGTGCAGAACCCGGAGAAAGGATTCCTGTGTGTCAATGAGCTGGAGTTTGGAGTACCGCTGCAGACGCCCATGATGTCGATCTTCCGCGAAAAGTTGACCCCGACCACTTTCCGGAATGTGGTTCTGGAATCCCATCGCTTCGGTGGGAAGGCTTCGCTGCAGGCGGGAATTGTTGATGCAGTGGGCGGATTGGAGGAGACGTTTTCGCTGATCAAGGACCGCAAGTTATTGGGCAAGGCTGCGACGGGGATTTATGGAACcatgaaggaggagatgtATTCGCGTGTTTTGAACGAGCTAGATAATCATGAGGGTAATTTGAAGTGGAGGGAGACggtcgacgagaagaaggatgtaCT
- a CDS encoding uncharacterized protein (ID:PFLUO_001403-T1.cds;~source:funannotate): protein MGCAMLVLAVMVKLATHSSGIVAAVMIFLFEAFFTWGWQGNVWCYAAEIVPLECRTKAMGLATGVQWTMNFLMIYVTPIGLANIGWKMYIIFACFNLAFFPVVYLLFPETGGLSLELLDVVFMDDTISPVKRAAELQHKIKRGETVQFQNELEMCNAEIKATTESVENVEPNHLP from the exons ATGGGCTGCGCGATGCTCGTCCTTGCTGTCATGGTCAAGCTCGCTACGCACTCGTCGGGCATTGTGGCGGCGGTCATGATCTTTTTGTTCGAGGCGTTCTTTACATGGGGTTGGCAAGGAAACGTCTGGTGCTATGCGGCTGAAATCGTGCCGCTCGAGTGCCGAACCAAGGCAATGGGACTGGCAACCGGGGTTCAGTGGACGATGAATTTCTTGATGATCTATGTCACTCCTATTGGGTTGGCGAATATCGGATGGAAGATGTACATCA TTTTTGCCTGCTTTAATCTTGCATTCTTTCCTGTTGTAtatcttctcttcccagAAACAGGGGGCCTGTCACTGGAGTTACTGGACGTCGTTTTCATGGACGATACGATTTCGCCTGTGAAACGTGCAGCAGAGCTTCAGCACAAGATCAAGCGCGGAGAAACAGTTCAGTTTCAGAATGAGCTCGAGATGTGCAACGCGGAAATCAAGGCAACTACCGAGAGTGTGGAGAACGTCGAGCCAAATCACTTGCCATGA
- a CDS encoding uncharacterized protein (ID:PFLUO_001400-T1.cds;~source:funannotate) — MALWYSFGISLFAAIGTFLFGFDTGIATTTIAHESWIKYMNSPSEGLTGAAVSIYIAGEAVGALTQTAIGDQLGRIRFMQLMCVAVTIGTIIQTASVNIGMFLVGRAFAGFAVGGMVATVPVYLSEISDPRFRGLIGGISGCGISFGTMMSNWVGFACSYAPYGPLQWRLPLAIQVPWSVIMFIGLSTFMPNSPRHLIRSGKIEQARIEFARLRRGMQLHEMQEEFILMQAQIEYEMEREVTSYREIFKLFRRRVLVCISVQTFASLTGVNVIQYYQTILYKSLGISSHMILALAAVYGTMAFLSNALTTKYLNDQWGRRKMIITGLIGVMLIEIYAAVMQREFQNTDNRVGKGFAILGIYLFVVVFYGMLNSITWLYAAEVLPIALRSKVMGLGAAGHFIVNVAITEAGPSAFANIRENYYYVFVACSFIFLTIAYFFFPETKQKTLEEIAAAFGDRVINVEDDPKRTCDSAHTTSAELTNI; from the exons ATGGCATTGTGGTACTCGTTCGGAATTTCTCTCTTTGCAGCTATCGGAACATTTCTTTTT GGATTTGATACTGGCATTGCTACAACTA CCATTGCTCATGAAAGCTGGATCAAGTATATGAATAGCCCTTCGGAGGGCCTCACAGGTGCT GCGGTTTCAATCTATATCGCCGGCGAGGCAGTCGGGGCATTGACGCAGACAGCTATCGGGGACCAGCTCGGGCGTATTCGATTTATGCAGCTAATGTGTGTGGCTGTCACGATTGGCACCATTATTCAAACTGCCTCCGTCAACATTGGCATGTTCCTGGTAGGCCGCGCCTTTGCAGGATTCGCCGTAGG CGGAATGGTCGCTACTGTTCCCGTCTATCTGAGCGAGATCTCCGACCCTCGTTTCCGCGGTCTGATCGGTGGCATCTCGGGCTGTGGCATCTCTTTCGGTACGATGATGTCCAACTGGGTTGGCTTTGCTTGCAGCTACGCTCCATACGGCCCTCTCCAGTGGCGTCTTCCATTAGCAATCCAAGTCCCGTGGAGTGTGATAATGTTTATTGGCCTGTCGACTTTTATGCCTAACTCCCCGCGGCACTTGATTCGCAGTGGGAAGATCGAGCAGGCGCGTATCGAATTTGCCCGCCTTCGTCGTGGAATGCAGTTGCATGAGATGCAGGAGGAGTTTATACTGATGCAGGCACAAATTGAGtatgagatggagagagaggttACTTCCTACCGGGAAATTTTCAAGTTGTTCCGCCGCCGTGTGTTGGT GTGTATTTCCGTGCAGACATTTGCGAGTTTGACGGGTGTGAATGTCATCCAGTACTATCAGA CTATACTGTACAAGTCCCTTGGCATCAGCTCGCACATGATCCTTGCCCTTGCGGCCGTCTATGGTACCATGGCATTCCTCTCAAATGCCCTCACTACGAAATACCTAAACGATCAGTGGGGTCGTCGAAA gatgatcatTACCGGCCTCATTGGCGTCATGCTAATCGAAATATACGCCGCTGTGATGCAACGCGAGTTCCAGAATACAGATAACAGAGTTGGCAAGGGATTCGCTATACTTGGCATTTATTTATTTGTCGTTGTCTTTT ACGGCATGCTCAACAGTATAACGTGGCTATATGCTGCCGAGGTCCTGCCAATTGCCCTGCGCAGCAAGGTCATGGGGCTCGGCGCCGCAGGTCACTTCATTGTCAACGTTGCCA TCACCGAAGCGGGACCCAGCGCCTTTGCCAACATTCGAGAGAACTACTACTATGTTTTCGTCGCTTGCTCCTTTATCTTCCTCACTATAGcttacttcttcttccc CGAAACCAAGCAGAAGACACTAGAGGAAATCGCTGCAGCATTTGGAGACCGCGTCATCAATGTGGAGGACGACCCCAAACGCACGTGCGACTCAGCTCACACCACATCGGCTGAACTGACGAACATTTGA
- a CDS encoding uncharacterized protein (ID:PFLUO_001407-T1.cds;~source:funannotate), which produces MQPEGLNIQTSITQDGRPGTPPRPPYSPVTPVFAPLAPITHGEPSIVPPSSPSPTTRPLLYTEYPPQPPPPPRDPPVFKPEPPPVPISESENPDAIALRSALSILQLQKQQSLRDIQTLDRLKDAAAADPAGFARELAAGRLSTEDRGAVVQFSEEDEEEEEGNAGETQEQEDANGSKQSTDESKFGRIPPPQNVVRMPPINWAKYQVVGESLDRMHDEQLHRPNPGEPRRGEPAPEHVLASPYRPLVDKLETPGRPSRLSKGKKL; this is translated from the coding sequence ATGCAGCCGGAGGGCCTAAATATACAAACCTCAATAACCCAGGATGGTCGACCCGGGACACCACCGCGCCCGCCCTACTCCCCAGTGACGCCGGTGTTCGCGCCCCTCGCCCCCATCACCCACGGCGAGCCATCGATCGTGCCGCcatcctcgccctcgcccacTACTCGCCCTCTATTATATACGGAGTACCCTCCCCAACCACCGCCACCCCCGCGCGACCCCCCGGTCTTCAAGCCGGAGCCGCCACCCGTTCCTATCTCCGAGAGTGAGAACCCAGATGCTATCGCGCTGCGCTCGGCGCTTTCGATCCTGCAACTCCAGAAACAGCAGAGTCTGCGCGATATCCAGACACTAGATCGCTTGAAAGatgccgccgctgcggacCCGGCGGGGTTCGCGCGCGAGCTGGCCGCGGGGCGCTTGAGCACTGAAGATCGGGGCGCGGTGGTCCAGTtttcggaggaagacgaggaagaggaggaggggaacGCAGGGGAGACACAGGAGCAAGAAGATGCGAATGGTTCAAAACAATCCACCGACGAATCCAAGTTCGGCCGcatcccaccgccgcagAACGTCGTGCGCATGCCTCCCATCAACTGGGCCAAGTACCAGGTCGTTGGAGAATCACTGGACCGCATGCATGATGAGCAGCTGCATCGTCCGAATCCCGGAGAGCCCCGACGTGGAGAGCCCGCCCCCGAGCATGTCTTGGCCTCGCCGTATCGTCCGCTGGTGGACAAGCTGGAGACGCCTGGCCGACCCAGTCGACTAAGCAAAGGGAAGAAGCTTTAA